From the Streptomyces sp. NBC_01216 genome, the window GGGCAGGCACTCGGCGAGCAGGTCGACGACGTCGCGCCAGGCTCGCTGCGCGTGCTGTGGGTGGTAGCCGACGCCGGGGACCGTGGGGTGGTCGACCGGCGGGTGGTGGAAGGCGTGCAAGGCTCCGCCATAGACCGCGAGGCGCCAGTCGACGCCCGCGGCCTGCATCTCAGCGGTAAACGCGTTTCGTTGCGCGGGCGGCATGATCGGGTCTTCCGACCCGACCCCGGCCCACACCGGGCAGCGAATGCGCGCCGCCTCGCCCGGTCGACCCGTGGTAGTTGCGTTGACTGTCCCGATCGCGCGCAGGTTGACGCCATCGCGCCCGAGTTCCAGCGCGATGGCGCCCCCGGTGCCGTAGCCGACGGCGGCGATCCGGTCGGGGTCGGTCCGTGGTTCGGTGCGTAACACGTCGAGCGCCGCATGGCCGATCCCCCGCATCCGGTCGGGATCGGCGAGCAGCGGCAGGCAACGGGCCAGCATCTCCTCGGGGTCACCCAAATAGCGCCCGCCGTGAAGGTCGAAGGCCAGCGCTACATATCCCAGCTCGGCGAGAACATCGGCCCGGCGGCGGTCGACGTCGCTGAGCCCCATGCCCTCTGGTCCGAGCAGCACCGCGGGCCGGCGGTCGATCCCGGCCGGGAGCGCGAGGTGCCCGATCATCGTCAATCCGTCGGCCGGGTACTCGACCGTACGCGTCGTAATCGTCGTCATGAGACTGGACCGTAGTGATCGTCGAGCCCGGTCCGGCCGGTGTTCTGCCGCTGGCAGAACAGCGCGGGTGTCCCTCTGAAATACGGCGACGGCCCCGGCGCTCAGGGCTTCAAGATCATCCCATTGCCCCTTTGGCGCCAGATTCACACCCCTGGTACCCCTTACTCGGTCACACGACGAGGGAGAGATCGAGGCGGGCAAGGTGGCCGACGCGGGTGCGGTCGAGCGGGTGGGCGTTCCACCAGGCATCGAGGCGAATGAGGTTGAGCGCAACGGCGGAGAAGACGTGCTCCAGGTGAGTCTTCTGGAGACCGAGGTAGCGGGCACGTCTCATGCCGGTGACCGCGACAGCCTGGTGGATGGTTCCCTCGATGCCGGCGCGGGTTCCGTACTTGGCTCGCCACTGCTCGTCGCCCTGTCGGAGGCGGGCATGGTCGAGGACTTCTTGCACCTCGCGGGGTTGCAGGGAGAGGGTTCGGCCGCCGGTCTTCGAGCGGGTGCACTGGTCGCGCACCGGGCAGGGGCGACATGTCTCCTTGTCGAACTTGATGACGATGGCCTTGGTGCCGCGCAGGGTGGTGGGGCTCCACCAGGTGCTGGTGTCCCCGCGTGGGCAGGTGGCCTGCCGCTTGTCCCGGTCGATGGTGAACGCGGTGCGGTCGAAGCCTGCGCCGGCACGTGCCTGGGGTGAGCTGTTCATCAGGACCGGGGTGACCAGGGTGACCCCGAAGTTCTTCTTCATGCCGACGATCAACTCGGCGGAAGCGTAGCCGGAGTCGAGGAGCCCGTTCCTGCTCGCGGGTGCCCTCGGACACCGCGCGGCGGATGGTCGCCGTCGCGGCCTCGGTGTTGCCCAGCGCCAGCCGGAGCAACGCGAAGCCGGGCTGCGGTTCGCACCCGCAGCGGCTGGCCTTCCGGTAGGCGTCCTCGGCCTCGGCCGTCCGGCCCACCAGCCGGTGGATTTCCCCCTGCCGGTAGAACGCCTGCCCGAGCGCGATCCGGTTCAGCACCCCCTGCCGGAAGCGCGTGCAGGCCCGGCGGGCCTCGTCGAGCGCGGCGGGCCAGTCCCCGCCGTACTGCAGCACCTCGGCCCGGTGGACCAGGCACAGACCGTTGTGCGCGACCATCTGCGGGCGGTACGCGCACCAGCGGCGGCGCTCAGGCTCTCGAAGGCGTCGAGCCAGTCCTCGGCGGCGTAGTGCGCGCGAGCCCGGACCAGTGCGCTGTCGGTGTCCACACGCCGACTATCGACCCGCCGCCGCGTCACGTCGCGGCCCGCAGTGCCCGAGTGGGGGGTGGAACCCCGGGGGAGCGCTACGCGGCGCCCGGGGGGTTCCCCGGAGGCCGCTTCTCGTCCTCCCGCGTGAACGTCTGGATCAGCCAGGAGGAGAACGAGCCAGTCACCGCGCCCAGCAGCGCAAGCCCGCAGGCCATCATCCCGACCGCGGTGACGCGCCCCATCACGGTCACCGGGGTGACGTCCCCGTACCCCACCGTCGCCAGGGTCGAGCAGGCCCACCACAGCGAGTCGCCGAAGGTGAGGATGGTGGCCCCCGGGGCGTCGTACTCGTAGTGGTAGACGGTCAGCGCGCCCGCGAAGCCCAGCAGGATCACGGTGAGACCGGCGTACGCCATCACCCGCGCGTACAGCGACAGCCGCGGTTTGTCCTGGCGGCGCTGGATCCTGTCGTACGCGGTCACCATCCGCAGCGGGCGCAGCAGCGGCAGCACCAGGACCACCGTGTCCAGCGGGTGACGGCGCAGGAAGCGCAGCGGACGCATACCGCTCAGCCGCAGCCGGACCAGGTAGTCCACGACGAACAGAGCCCAGGCCGTGAAGGTGAGAGCCATGCACAGGTCGCGCCAGAGCGCGGACAGGTCGTGCCCGAGGACGCGGACCGCGTACGAGGCGAGGAACGCCGTCGACGCCACCGCGAGCGGACCCGCCGTCCACTCCTCCCACTGCTGCTGCTTGCGCGCCCTGTCGTCCATCGGATCAGCATCGCCCCGGCGGAAGTTCCCCGGCCCCCGGCGACACGGTCCGAACGGGCTAAGCAATATGCTGCACAGCATGACGACTGAGCCGGAGCAGCAGATCGGAGTGGGGACGCAGGACGCGTTCCAGCGCCTGTGGACGCCTCACCGGATGGCATACATCCAGGGCGAGAACAAGCCCACCGGGCCCGGGGCCGAGGACGGCTGTCCGTTCTGCTCGATTCCGGCGATGTCGGACGAGAACGGCCTCGTGATCGCGCGCGGCGAGCGCGTGTACGCCGTGCTCAACCTCTACCCGTACAACGGCGGGCACCTGATGGTGGTGCCCTACCGGCACGTCGCCGACTACACCGGTCTCGACGAGGCGGAGACGGCCGAGCTCGGCGCGTTCACCAAGCGGGCGATGACCGCGCTGCGGGCCGCCTCCGGCGCGCACGGCTTCAACATCGGCATGAACCAGGGCACGGTCGCCGGCGCGGGCATCGCCGCCCACCTGCACCAGCACGTCGTGCCCCGCTGGGGCGGCGACACCAACTTCATGCCCGTCGTCGGCCACACCAAGGTGCTCCCGCAACTGCTCGCCGACACCCGCAAGATGCTCGCCGACGCCTGGCCGGAGCCGTCCGGCACCGTGTAGGGCGTGTATCGAGTCGTGATCATCGAGTGGTTCGCGTGAGGTGCTTGAACCCGGTCACGGAGGCCCGCAGGCGGAGTCCGGCCTGGTAGCTCACGGGGGTACTGGCGCAGCGGGTGGCGATCCCGCTCCCGCCACTGCCGGAAACGGCCGTGCACGGGGACCACGAGCCCGTACCCACATTCCCGCCGGCGACGCTGGCCCGTCGTCCGACCGGCCCGCTCACCCCGCGTCGTTCACCAGTCCGGTGACCGGGCCCAGCCGCCCGGCGGTTGTGTCGGACAACCGGTCCACGTCCCCCGCGTCGGCTGTGTCGACCGCGACCGCGACGGCCGCCCGGCCCAGCGCGCGCCCTTTCGGCCACGCCCTCGGCCGCCTCGGGGCCACCCGGTCAGAGGCCACCTGACAGGCTCTCAGGCGTCGTACAGGTCCGCCTTCCGCGGGCCCGGTTCCTGGACGGCGCCGCTCAGTACCAGCGAGCGGTTGGTGAAGCGTTCCGTGTCCACACCATGCTCGTCGAGCACCCGGATCGTCGCGGCGTGCACCGCGCGCATCACGGGGGTCGCGGCGCGTATGGCGTCGTCGGCCATGAAACGGTGGCGCCAGGGCTGCGCGGCCCAGGCGTGCCGCAGGCCGAACGGCTCGGGCAGGCCGAGCTTGCCGCCGAGGAAGTCCAGGACGGGCGGGAACCAGGTGAGCGGTGCGCGCAGCGCCTTGCGGACGACCTCGTCGTCCTCCAGCAGTGGCAGCGTGATCTCCCGCGTCTCCCAGAAGCGGACGGTCTTGGAGACCTCCTTGGTCCTCGCCTTGGGCTTGCTGGTGAACAACGAGTGCACCGGGCCGAGCGCGTGACCGGTGACTTCCACCCGCAGGGTGTGCAGCAGCGAGGTGACCGTGATCATCATGGTCAGGACCAGCTGGCCGTCCCAGAGGGTGAACTGGACGCCCAGGTAGTGGCGGTTCCCTGCGCCGAACTGCTGGTCGTTGCAGATGCGCTGTATCTCGTGCGGCTTCACCTGGAAGGCGACGACGTTCTCGCCCTCGGGCCGTGACACCTCGTCGGCGCCCTCGCCGACGGGCGCGACGATCCAGTGCTTGACCGTCGGCTTGGGGAAGCCGGTCTTCAGCGAGCCGCGTTCGAGCAGCTTCAGCTGGTCGTGGATCTGCCGGACGATGTCCCAGGCGCGGAAGTCGTGGATCTCCTTGCCCTCCTGGGGGACCAGCTCCTCGGCGAGGGTCCAGCTGCCCCAGCGGGTGCCCATGCCGAGTATGCCCTTGGGCCCGGCGTAGAAGAGGACGTTCGACTGCTGCTCGGCGCTGAGTTTCTCCAGGGACTGCCGCAGCTCCTCGGCCGCCGTCTGCCCCGGGTCCTGTGGCACCGCCTCGGGGATCTTGGCCCCGATGCCGCCGCCGCTGAGAAGGGAGTCCCAGCGGGCGCGCAGGTCCCGTGCGGTGGACTCGCAGACCCGCTTCGCCAGCAGCCAGCCGACGACCGGGGCCACCAGCATGGCGCGGAGGTAGATCGGCAGGACGCCGTCGAAGGGCAGCCTGAACAGCGCGATCGCGGCGAGCAGCGCGACGCCGATGAGGAGGGCCGTGCCCAGCGCGCTCGCGCGCTTGTCGTCGGTGCCCGCCAGGACCCGGCGGAGCTTCACGACACCGAGCCACAGGAGCAGGCCGGGCAGGAACAGCACGCCGAAGACGAGCGTGATCAGAGTGAGCCGGGTGTCACGCTGCTTCCGGATGCGGGTCGCGGCCAGGCAGTGCTCCACCACGGGCTGCGGCTCGGTGCCGAAGGACTGGATCAGCGCCTTGCGGGCACCGCCGAGCATGCGCACCTGCACGGCCCGGGAGAACGCCTCACCGAGGTCCGGTTTGAACAGGGAGAACCACTTGCCCTCCTTGACGGTCGACTTGTGCCAGTCGTTGTCTGCCTTGAGGATCTCCTCCACCGGGCTGTCACGGTAGGCGGCGGAGGCGAGGGCATGGGTCGCCGCCGTCTGTCCGTCCGTGCCCTGGAGGGGGATCTGTGCCCCGGGTCCGAAACTGCCGATGCTCACTGCCGCCCCCATCGCCGCTGCCCGCTGGCCCACCGGGTTTCCCTCTGCGGGCTGTTCCCCACGCTCGTGCCCCGCACACCTTCCGAACTGGGCACCTCAGCGTAGCGGGGTACGCGCGGATGCGTCACCGTGCGGCCGAATGCCGCCCCCTGAAAGGGAATTGAGGGGGCGACACCGACCGTAGGACCGTCGGCTACGATCCGTTCGCGCTCGATGCGCGCATCCGGTCCGCGAGCTGCGCCGGCATGGCCTGGTGCCGGGAGTAGGCGCGTTCGAAGCGGCCGGTTCCGTGCGAGACGGACCGCAGTTCGACGGCGTACGTGCCGATCTCGATCTCGGGTACCTCCGCACGTACCAGGGTGCGCCCCGGTCCGGCCTGTTCGGTGCCGACGACCCGGCCGCGCCGGCCCGACAGGTCGCTCATCACCGGGCCCACGTACTCGTCCGGTACGAGGACCCGTACCTCGGCCACCGGTTCGAGCAGCTGGACGCCCGCCTCCGCCGCCGCCTCGCGCAGCGCCAGCGCGCCGGCCGTCTGGAAGGCGGCGTCCGAGGAGTCGACCGAGTGCGCCTTGCCGTCGCGCAGGGTGATCCGCACGTCCACCAGCGGGTATCCGGCGTCCACACCGCGCGCCGCCTGGGCCCGTACGCCCTTCTCGACGGAGGGGATGAACTGGCGCGGCACGGCACCGCCCACCACCTTGTCGACGAACTCCACGCCGCTGCCCACGGGCAGCGGTTCCACGTCGATCTCGCAGATGGCGTACTGGCCGTGCCCGCCCGACTGCTTCACGTGCCGGCCCCGGCCCGCGGCGGCGGCGCCGAAGGTCTCGCGGAGCGCGACCTTGTGGGGCACGGTGTCGACCTGCACCCCGTAGCGGTCGCGCAGCCGCTCCAGGGCTACGTCCCGGTGCGCCTCGCCCAGGCACCACAGGACGATCTGGCGGGTGTCCTGGTTCTGTTCCAGCCGCATCGTCGGGTCCTCGGCGACCAGCCGGGCCAGCCCCTGGGACAGCTTGTCCTCGTCGGCCTTGCTGTGCGCCTCGATGGCGAGCGGCAGCAGCGGGTCGGGCATCGTCCAGGGCCGTATGAGCAGCGGGTCGTCCTTCGCGGAGATCGTGTCCCCGGTCTCGGCGTGGCCGAGCCGGCCGACGCAGGCCAGGTCGCCCGCGACGCAGTGCGCGAGCGGGCGCTGCTGCTTGCCGAACGGTGAGGTCAGCGCGCCGACCCGTTCGTCGACGTCGTGGTCCTCGTGGCCCCGGTCGGTCAGGCCGTGGCCCGAGACGTGGACGGTCTCGTCGGGACGCAGGGTGCCGGAGAAGACCCGGACGAGCGAGATCCGGCCGACGTAGGGGTCCGACGCCGTCTTGACGACCTCGGCGACGAGCGGCCCCTCCGGGTCGCAGGTGAGCGGTGGGCGAGGGGTGCCGTCCGGTGTGGTGACGGCGGGGAGGGGGCGCTCCGGCGGCGTGGGGAAGCCCCCGGTGATCAGCTCCAGGAGTTCCACGGTCCCCAGACCCTGCCGGCCGCCGTCGGGCGCGGGCGCCGCGGCGAGTACCGGATGGAAGGAGCCGCGGGCCACGGCCTTCTCCAGGTCGTCGACGAGCGTCTTGACGTCGATCCGCTCGCCGCCGAGGTACCGGTCCATCAGGGACTCGTCCTCGCTCTCGGCGATGATCCCCTCGATGAGACGGCCGCGGCTCTCCTCGATGAGCGCGCGCTGGGCGTCGTCCGGGGGCTCCTCCCGCCGTTCGCCGGTCGAGTAGTCGAGGATCCGTTCCGAGAGGAGGCCGAGGAGACCGGTCGTTCGTGCGTGCCCGTCCGGCCCTTCGACGCCCTGCACGGGCAGGTAGAGGGGAAGGACGGCGTCGGGGTCGTCGCCGCCGAAGATCCGGCCGCAGACGGCCGTGAGTTCGTCGAAGCCGGTGCGGGCCGTGTCCAGATGGGTCACGACGATCGCGCGGGGCATGCCGACGGCCGCGCACTCCTCCCAGACCACGCGGGTCGCCGCGGCCACGGAATCGGCCTCCTGGGCGGCCGACACCACGAAGAGGGCCGCGTCCGCGGCGCGCAGACCGGCCCGGAGCTCCCCGACGAAGTCGGCGTATCCCGGGGTGTCCAGGAGGTTGATCTTGCATCCGCCCCACTCGACGGGGACGAGCGAGAGCTGTACGGAACGTTGCCGGCGGTGCTCGATCTCGTCGTGGTCGGAGAGCGTCCCGCCGTCCTCGACGCGTCCGGCCCGGTTGACCGCTCCGGCGGTCAGCGCGAGTGCCTCGACGAGCGTCGTCTTGCCCGATCCGCTGTGGCCGACCAGCACCACGTTCCGTACGTCCGAGGGCCGGTCGGCCGTTGGAGCCCTGCCGGCGGCTCCAGGGTGGGTGTACGCCTTGTCGCCCATGATGTTCCTCCCGATCGCTTGCACGGTGAGGTGGGGGGGCGCGGGCGCGGGGGAGTGGCGGCGGCGTGTCGCGAACGGCTCCGGCGATGCCCGCGGTGGTCCTTCGAGCTTTGCACCGACGTCATGGCCCGTCCATACGTCGTACGTGCGAGGTCCCCCACACCGCGCGTACGCGGCACGCCCCCGGGTCGTCCGGGCGCCGCCCCGGCGAGGCCCCGCACCCCCCGGCGAGACGGGCCGGAAGGCGTCCCGCCGCGTCCGGACGGCGGGGCCGCGACGCGAGGGAGCGGGTGCCGACGGTGCGGCGGGGTGGTCCTGGCTACGATGGGCGGGCCGGTGGTCATCGGGACCGCCCGGCCCACCGAACCTCGGGAAGGCCATGCTGAACAAGTACGC encodes:
- a CDS encoding transposase, coding for MKKNFGVTLVTPVLMNSSPQARAGAGFDRTAFTIDRDKRQATCPRGDTSTWWSPTTLRGTKAIVIKFDKETCRPCPVRDQCTRSKTGGRTLSLQPREVQEVLDHARLRQGDEQWRAKYGTRAGIEGTIHQAVAVTGMRRARYLGLQKTHLEHVFSAVALNLIRLDAWWNAHPLDRTRVGHLARLDLSLVV
- a CDS encoding HIT family protein, which produces MLHSMTTEPEQQIGVGTQDAFQRLWTPHRMAYIQGENKPTGPGAEDGCPFCSIPAMSDENGLVIARGERVYAVLNLYPYNGGHLMVVPYRHVADYTGLDEAETAELGAFTKRAMTALRAASGAHGFNIGMNQGTVAGAGIAAHLHQHVVPRWGGDTNFMPVVGHTKVLPQLLADTRKMLADAWPEPSGTV
- a CDS encoding potassium channel family protein, producing MDDRARKQQQWEEWTAGPLAVASTAFLASYAVRVLGHDLSALWRDLCMALTFTAWALFVVDYLVRLRLSGMRPLRFLRRHPLDTVVLVLPLLRPLRMVTAYDRIQRRQDKPRLSLYARVMAYAGLTVILLGFAGALTVYHYEYDAPGATILTFGDSLWWACSTLATVGYGDVTPVTVMGRVTAVGMMACGLALLGAVTGSFSSWLIQTFTREDEKRPPGNPPGAA
- a CDS encoding elongation factor G-like protein EF-G2, whose amino-acid sequence is MGDKAYTHPGAAGRAPTADRPSDVRNVVLVGHSGSGKTTLVEALALTAGAVNRAGRVEDGGTLSDHDEIEHRRQRSVQLSLVPVEWGGCKINLLDTPGYADFVGELRAGLRAADAALFVVSAAQEADSVAAATRVVWEECAAVGMPRAIVVTHLDTARTGFDELTAVCGRIFGGDDPDAVLPLYLPVQGVEGPDGHARTTGLLGLLSERILDYSTGERREEPPDDAQRALIEESRGRLIEGIIAESEDESLMDRYLGGERIDVKTLVDDLEKAVARGSFHPVLAAAPAPDGGRQGLGTVELLELITGGFPTPPERPLPAVTTPDGTPRPPLTCDPEGPLVAEVVKTASDPYVGRISLVRVFSGTLRPDETVHVSGHGLTDRGHEDHDVDERVGALTSPFGKQQRPLAHCVAGDLACVGRLGHAETGDTISAKDDPLLIRPWTMPDPLLPLAIEAHSKADEDKLSQGLARLVAEDPTMRLEQNQDTRQIVLWCLGEAHRDVALERLRDRYGVQVDTVPHKVALRETFGAAAAGRGRHVKQSGGHGQYAICEIDVEPLPVGSGVEFVDKVVGGAVPRQFIPSVEKGVRAQAARGVDAGYPLVDVRITLRDGKAHSVDSSDAAFQTAGALALREAAAEAGVQLLEPVAEVRVLVPDEYVGPVMSDLSGRRGRVVGTEQAGPGRTLVRAEVPEIEIGTYAVELRSVSHGTGRFERAYSRHQAMPAQLADRMRASSANGS
- a CDS encoding dienelactone hydrolase family protein, which encodes MTTITTRTVEYPADGLTMIGHLALPAGIDRRPAVLLGPEGMGLSDVDRRRADVLAELGYVALAFDLHGGRYLGDPEEMLARCLPLLADPDRMRGIGHAALDVLRTEPRTDPDRIAAVGYGTGGAIALELGRDGVNLRAIGTVNATTTGRPGEAARIRCPVWAGVGSEDPIMPPAQRNAFTAEMQAAGVDWRLAVYGGALHAFHHPPVDHPTVPGVGYHPQHAQRAWRDVVDLLAECLPVTEDLGHDPGTLRPPISQQDR